In the Alkaliphilus oremlandii OhILAs genome, one interval contains:
- a CDS encoding cell division protein FtsA, with protein sequence MAYEELRNSGFVFALDIGTRSVMGILGKKSNDKIHIEHMVIEFHTKRAMLNGQIHDIDGVIEVVRKVKLALEKKANCTLDEVSIAAAGRSLKTDRITIEREIDPLKEIHQDLINSLEIEGLQKAQYEIEKQSEESTKYFCVGHTVVRYYINDGMILNPLGQKGNKVKLDILATFLPQMVVDSLYAVTSKLNLEVRYMTLEPIAAIEVAIPENARLLNLALVDIGAGTSDVAITKEGTIVAYGMTTCAGDHITEEICKNYLLDFDAAEALKVNLNREKVQRFSDIVGIPYEISSEEMIHKIQPAIQHLANLISNCIVEQNGKSPSAVFLIGGGSQTPRLSKFIAENLEIPEERVVVRGIETVQNTVFVKEPIAGPECITPIGILAKSLNHQELDFIEIFINTQRFKLFQTKKLKIMDALVLAGYNPRDLIPKRGKSIEVTINGAQRILYGQYGEPAEILINGQRSNIGSSIKDGDLINISPAQEGAPAQYSLENMIPLENEIFVNGKSIPQIHQCKVNGEKPKMDDLLKDGDAVEYICLDTVLSLCAYLDIIHDGYTIKVNEEIASLHTKIVNKDRITLERKVEIAEEREEKNELKQEQGSNSDTIQCTEQSILIQCNGKPLQIPRKNCSNIFVDIFEHMDFDRSAVRGKLVLTLNGKEASYTDLIETGDEIRIYWDK encoded by the coding sequence ATGGCATACGAAGAACTCCGCAATAGTGGATTTGTTTTTGCACTAGATATTGGCACAAGAAGTGTAATGGGAATATTAGGAAAAAAATCCAATGATAAAATTCATATTGAACATATGGTTATAGAATTTCATACGAAAAGGGCCATGTTAAACGGTCAGATTCATGATATTGATGGAGTGATCGAAGTCGTTCGAAAAGTAAAATTAGCCTTGGAGAAAAAGGCCAACTGTACCTTAGATGAAGTATCGATTGCTGCTGCTGGTAGATCACTTAAAACAGATCGAATCACCATTGAACGAGAGATTGATCCCCTCAAGGAAATCCATCAGGATTTAATCAATAGCTTGGAAATTGAAGGATTGCAAAAAGCACAGTATGAAATTGAAAAGCAGAGCGAAGAAAGTACAAAGTATTTCTGTGTTGGGCATACCGTGGTGCGTTATTATATCAATGATGGGATGATATTAAACCCTTTAGGTCAAAAGGGAAACAAGGTGAAGTTAGATATTTTGGCTACTTTTCTGCCACAAATGGTTGTGGACAGTTTATATGCGGTAACCTCCAAGTTAAATTTAGAGGTTCGATATATGACCCTAGAGCCTATTGCTGCCATAGAGGTTGCCATCCCGGAAAATGCGAGGCTACTAAACTTAGCTTTAGTAGATATCGGTGCTGGAACATCGGACGTGGCAATTACAAAAGAAGGTACCATTGTTGCTTATGGCATGACAACTTGTGCAGGCGATCATATTACAGAGGAAATCTGTAAAAATTATTTGCTGGATTTTGATGCAGCGGAAGCTCTAAAAGTTAATTTAAATCGAGAAAAAGTTCAACGATTTTCGGATATTGTAGGGATTCCCTATGAAATATCCAGCGAGGAAATGATTCATAAAATCCAACCTGCCATCCAGCATTTAGCCAACTTAATTTCCAACTGTATTGTAGAACAGAACGGAAAATCTCCCAGTGCTGTCTTTTTGATTGGTGGTGGTAGCCAAACGCCTCGTTTGAGTAAATTTATTGCAGAAAATTTGGAAATTCCAGAAGAGAGAGTCGTGGTGAGGGGAATAGAAACCGTACAAAATACGGTATTCGTGAAGGAACCTATTGCTGGACCAGAGTGCATTACACCAATAGGAATTTTAGCGAAATCTTTAAATCATCAGGAATTAGATTTTATTGAGATCTTTATTAATACACAGCGGTTTAAGTTGTTTCAAACTAAAAAATTAAAGATCATGGATGCTCTGGTATTGGCAGGGTACAACCCTAGGGATTTGATTCCGAAAAGGGGTAAGTCCATAGAAGTCACTATCAATGGTGCCCAAAGGATATTGTACGGACAGTATGGGGAGCCAGCAGAAATTTTGATTAATGGACAAAGATCCAATATTGGGTCCAGCATCAAAGATGGAGATCTTATTAATATCAGTCCTGCTCAAGAAGGTGCTCCTGCACAATACAGTTTAGAGAACATGATCCCTTTGGAAAATGAAATATTTGTGAATGGCAAATCTATACCACAAATACACCAATGCAAAGTCAATGGTGAAAAACCAAAGATGGATGACCTATTAAAAGATGGGGATGCGGTAGAATACATATGCTTAGATACTGTTCTAAGTCTTTGTGCATATCTAGATATAATTCATGATGGATATACGATTAAAGTCAACGAAGAAATCGCTTCTTTGCATACAAAGATTGTAAATAAAGACAGGATCACCCTTGAAAGAAAAGTAGAGATAGCAGAAGAACGAGAAGAAAAGAATGAATTGAAGCAGGAACAGGGGTCGAACAGCGATACCATTCAATGTACGGAGCAAAGCATTCTAATTCAATGCAATGGTAAACCACTACAGATCCCGAGAAAAAATTGTAGCAATATTTTTGTAGATATCTTTGAGCATATGGATTTCGATAGAAGTGCTGTTCGAGGGAAGCTTGTATTAACCTTGAATGGGAAAGAGGCTAGCTATACAGATTTAATAGAAACAGGAGATGAAATCCGTATTTATTGGGACAAATAG
- a CDS encoding glycine C-acetyltransferase, producing the protein MSNVHELNFLKEKIQELKDQGVYRQLPVLEGPNEAESILNGKKVINLSSNNYLGFANHPRLKKAAIEAVEKYGVGSGAVRTIVGNMDIHEILDKKLAEFKREEAVMSFQSGFNCNAGTIQAITEKGDLIISDELNHASIIDGARLSRADKTIFKHADMNNLEEVLKANRDKYRNMLIITDGVFSMDGDIAPLPDIVGLAEKYNAMTYVDDAHGSGVLGESGRGTVDHFGLHGRVDFTIGTLSKAIGVVGGYVAGSATMRDWLSHRGRPLLFSTSLPPAAIAAITEAINMLMTTTEYTDRLWDNAKYFKAKMSQLGFNIGNSQTPITPVIIGDEAKTMEFSRKLLENGVFVSAIVFPTVPKGTGRLRCMVTAGHTKEQLDRAVETFKKVGEEMNLL; encoded by the coding sequence ATGTCAAATGTTCATGAATTAAACTTTTTAAAGGAAAAGATACAAGAGTTAAAAGACCAAGGTGTTTACCGTCAGCTTCCGGTGCTCGAGGGACCTAACGAAGCAGAATCCATTTTAAATGGTAAAAAAGTAATCAATCTATCTTCTAATAACTATTTAGGATTTGCAAACCACCCTAGATTAAAAAAGGCTGCTATTGAAGCTGTGGAAAAATATGGTGTAGGCTCTGGTGCTGTTAGAACCATTGTTGGAAACATGGACATCCACGAAATCTTAGATAAAAAACTTGCAGAATTTAAAAGAGAAGAAGCCGTTATGAGCTTCCAATCTGGATTCAACTGTAATGCAGGAACCATTCAAGCGATTACAGAAAAAGGAGACTTAATCATATCGGATGAATTAAATCATGCCAGTATTATTGATGGCGCTAGATTGAGCAGAGCAGATAAAACAATATTTAAACATGCAGATATGAACAACTTAGAAGAGGTTTTAAAAGCCAATAGAGACAAATATAGAAATATGCTGATTATTACAGATGGTGTATTCAGTATGGATGGAGATATTGCTCCGCTTCCAGATATTGTTGGACTTGCTGAAAAATATAATGCCATGACCTATGTAGATGATGCCCATGGATCTGGTGTACTTGGTGAAAGTGGAAGAGGTACCGTAGATCATTTTGGACTTCATGGTAGGGTAGATTTTACAATCGGAACCTTATCCAAGGCCATCGGCGTTGTAGGTGGATACGTTGCAGGTAGTGCAACTATGAGAGACTGGTTAAGTCATAGAGGACGACCGTTACTATTCAGTACATCCTTACCTCCAGCAGCCATTGCGGCAATTACAGAGGCCATTAACATGCTGATGACGACAACAGAATATACGGATCGACTTTGGGATAATGCGAAGTACTTCAAAGCAAAGATGAGTCAATTAGGATTTAACATTGGAAATAGCCAAACACCAATTACACCAGTAATTATTGGAGATGAAGCGAAGACTATGGAATTTAGTAGAAAGCTTCTAGAAAATGGTGTCTTTGTTTCAGCCATTGTATTCCCAACAGTGCCAAAGGGAACTGGTAGATTAAGATGTATGGTAACTGCTGGACATACGAAAGAACAGCTAGACAGAGCTGTTGAAACCTTCAAAAAAGTTGGAGAAGAAATGAACCTATTATAA
- the nth gene encoding endonuclease III has product MNAKNKKIIELLMAEYPDAKCELEHENPFQLLVATILSAQTTDKKVNEVTKDLFKEYPTLDEFLLLTQAELENRIKQIGLYRNKAKHIYTMCRQLKEEFNGEVPNTMDGITSLAGAGRKTANVVLSNAFGVPSIAVDTHVFRVSNRIGLANADNVLDTELQLQKAISKKLWSLAHHLIIFHGRRCCYARNPNCGECVIKDYCKYYKNVTK; this is encoded by the coding sequence ATGAATGCTAAAAATAAGAAAATCATAGAGCTTTTAATGGCAGAGTATCCCGATGCAAAATGTGAACTAGAGCATGAAAATCCATTTCAGTTATTGGTAGCCACAATTTTATCGGCGCAAACCACGGATAAAAAGGTGAATGAAGTAACGAAGGATCTGTTTAAGGAGTACCCTACATTAGATGAGTTCTTACTTCTAACCCAGGCAGAGCTGGAAAATAGAATTAAGCAGATCGGTCTTTACAGAAATAAAGCGAAGCATATCTACACAATGTGTAGACAGTTGAAAGAAGAATTTAATGGAGAAGTACCAAATACTATGGATGGGATCACCTCTTTGGCAGGAGCTGGAAGGAAAACAGCCAATGTGGTTTTAAGCAACGCCTTTGGTGTTCCATCCATAGCGGTAGATACCCATGTTTTTAGAGTGTCCAATCGAATTGGATTAGCCAATGCAGACAATGTTTTGGATACGGAATTACAGCTTCAAAAAGCCATTAGTAAAAAGCTTTGGAGCTTAGCGCACCATCTGATCATATTTCATGGGAGAAGATGCTGTTATGCAAGGAATCCCAATTGCGGTGAGTGCGTCATCAAGGATTATTGTAAGTATTATAAAAATGTTACAAAATAA